A genomic segment from Neodiprion lecontei isolate iyNeoLeco1 chromosome 1, iyNeoLeco1.1, whole genome shotgun sequence encodes:
- the LOC107223599 gene encoding protein transport protein SFT2 has translation MADLNKELNEYLLSSKNEKQFKIGIPSVSIPKPSLGKWLGRGEEEPQEEAGWFKETKKDCCPSMTRLQRLTAFAVCFFMGVLCFCLSAIYIPVLLLKARKFALLYSLGSLFFLMSFCFLWGPMSYLRSLFTAERRCFTISYFTTLIGTLYFALHLQSTPFTVLCAVMQLIAMLSFLVSHIPGGTSGLMFFTRMFKSSVSSTLPV, from the exons ATGGCCGACCTAAACAAAGAGTTGAATGAATATCTTCTCAgcagtaaaaatgaaaagcaaTTCAAAATTGGTATACCCTCGGTATCGATACCGAAACCGTCTTTGGGAAAATGGCTAGGAAGAGGGGAAGAGGAGCCGCAAGAGGAGGCTGGATGGTTCAAAGAGACTAAGAAGGACTGCTGTCCCAGCATG ACAAGACTGCAACGACTGACTGCCTTTGCTGTATGCTTCTTCATGGGAGTTCTGTGCTTCTGTTTGTCTGCAATCTACATTCCTGTGCTGCTGCTGAAAGCAAGAAAATTTGCATTACTCTACTCCCTAGGAAGCCTGTTCTTTCTGATGAG CTTCTGCTTCTTATGGGGTCCAATGAGTTATCTGCGATCGCTTTTCACCGCAGAAAGAAGGTGCTTCACTATTTCATACTTTACAACGCTGATCGGCACCCTTTACTTCGCGTTGCATTTACAGTCGACACCGTTCACAGTTCTGTGCGCGGTAATGCAGCTGATAGCCATGCTGTCTTTTTTGGTTAGCCATATTCCGGGCGGTACATCAGGACTCATGTTTTTCACAAGGATGTTCAAATCTTCTGTTAGCTCAACTCTGCCCGTATGA
- the LOC107223598 gene encoding sentrin-specific protease 8 — protein MSKKTDKSNSIVLSYRDSLLRETDVQLLQGPHWINDAVIGFYFEYLGEKMHEQSEGLLFVSPELTQLLKLTDPSDYGMLLEPIRAKSRSFIFFPLNNCDDKESPGGTHWSLLVYSKLERICFHFDSSKGMNSQVARNFATSIADYFGIKRLGSYLEVDTPQQSNGYDCGLYVLCTTELVAIHAASKSQVKGCDFLGLEALVNGKRKHLIKLINYLRNDES, from the coding sequence ATGTCTAAGAAAACTGACAAGAGTAACAGCATTGTCTTGAGCTATCGAGACAGCTTGCTAAGAGAGACTGACGTGCAGCTCCTGCAAGGGCCACATTGGATTAATGATGCAGTTATTGGATTTTACTTTGAATACCTGGGTGAGAAAATGCATGAGCAGTCCGAAGGTTTATTATTCGTTAGCCCAGAATTAACTCAACTGCTGAAACTCACAGACCCCTCGGATTATGGCATGCTGTTAGAACCCATTAGAGCAAAGTCAAGATCATTCATATTCTTTCCATTAAATAACTGCGACGATAAGGAAAGTCCTGGTGGCACCCATTGGAGCTTACTTGTATATTCTAAGCTGGAAAGGATATGCTTTCACTTTGACTCATCTAAAGGTATGAACAGTCAAGTTGCAAGAAATTTTGCAACAAGTATTGCAGACTACTTTGGCATAAAGAGATTGGGATCATACCTTGAAGTTGATACACCACAGCAAAGTAATGGCTATGACTGTGGACTATATGTTTTATGCACTACGGAGTTAGTTGCCATTCACGCAGCCTCAAAGTCACAAGTTAAAGGATGTGACTTTTTAGGCCTTGAAGCATTGGTTAATGGAAAGCGGAAACACTTGATAAAACTGATTAATTATTTGAGAAACGACGAATCATAG